One genomic window of Elaeis guineensis isolate ETL-2024a chromosome 2, EG11, whole genome shotgun sequence includes the following:
- the LOC105037056 gene encoding cytokinin riboside 5'-monophosphate phosphoribohydrolase LOG4 — MEREMGMETVAKEKGKKRPSFRRICVYCGSKEGKKASYREAAIELGKEMAERGIDLVYGGGSIGLMGLVSHAVRDGGRHVLGIIPKTLTPRELTGEPVGEVRTVSDMHERKAEMAREADAFIALPGGYGTLEELLEVITWYQLGIHKKPVGLLNVDGFYNSLLSFVDMAVDEGFIPQSARSIIISAPSVKELIGKLEDCKPEYEADLVWETEQRPEKKPRLAWDAEQKSLNFVPKPEPGLAT; from the exons atggagagagagatgggcatggaGACCGTGGCGaaggagaaggggaagaagagacCGAGCTTTAGGAGGATCTGCGTCTACTGTGGGAGCAAAGAGGGGAAGAAAGCGAGCTACCGGGAGGCCGCTATCGAGCTCGGAAAGGAAATG GCAGAGAGGGGCATAGACTTGGTGTATGGAGGAGGGAGCATCGGATTGATGGGCCTGGTTTCGCATGCAGTCCGTGATGGAGGGCGCCATGTCCTAGG AATTATTCCAAAGACACTGACACCAAGGGAG CTAACTGGTGAGCCTGTGGGAGAAGTCAGAACCGTATCAGATATGCACGAGAGAAAAGCTGAGATGGCTCGTGAAGCTGATGCTTTCATTGCTTTGCCTG GTGGATATGGTACACTCGAGGAACTGCTCGAGGTCATTACATGGTATCAGCTTGGGATTCACAAGAAGCCA GTTGGTCTCCTGAATGTTGATGGCTTTTACAATTCACTGTTGTCTTTTGTTGATATGGCTGTCGATGAAGGGTTTATACCCCAAAGTGCTCGCAGCATCATCATTTCGGCCCCATCTGTAAAGGAGTTGATCGGGAAGTTGGAG GATTGCAAGCCGGAGTATGAAGCGGACCTTGTTTGGGAGACCGAGCAGAGGCCAGAGAAAAAACCACGCTTGGCTTGGGATGCTGAGCAGAAGTCTTTGAATTTTGTGCCTAAACCAGAGCCCGGTTTAGCTACATGA